ATCTACGGCGCTTCGCGCATGGCCTGCTCGCTGGTGGCCCGCGGCCAGGGCCCGAAGCGGCTCGGCAAGGTCACGTCCGGTGTGCCGCGCACGGCGGTCCTGGTCTCCTCCGTCTTCGGCTTCCTGTGCGTGCTGCTCAGCTACTGGCGGCCCGACGACATCTTCCCGTGGCTGCTCAACATGATCGGGGCGGTGATCCTGGTGGTGTGGATCTTCATCGCGGTCTCGCAGCTGATCCTGCGCGGTCGGATGGAGCGGGAGGCTCCGGAGAAGCTGGTCGTGCGGATGTGGCTGTTCCCGGTGGGGACGATCGTGGCGCTGGCCGCCATGGCCGGGATCTTCCTGCTGATGCTGCGGCAGCCCGACACACGGGACCAGCTGCTGGCCACCGGTGCGCTGACGCTGGTGCTGGCCGCGATCGGCCTGGTGCGGCAGCGGAAGGCCGCCGGGGCCGCCCGGTAGCCGTTCCGTACGGGGCGGGGCGGCCGACTCCGCCCGCCCCGCCCGTACATGAGGACGCAGGACTGCGTCCTCCGAGCCGTAACCCGCCGTCGCTTATGTGGTTCCTCCGTCCCACGCGAGGAGTTCCGCATGAACCACGCCCCGAGACGCCGCTCGATACTCCTGGCCACGGCCGCCGCGACGGCCGCCGCGGCGAGCCCCGCCGTCGCCTCCGCCACGGGGAGGTCCGCCCACCGGCCCGACGGCCCCCTGGTCATCGGCCACCGCGGCGCGGCAGGCTGGCGCCCCGAGCACACGGCCGCCGCTTACACCTTCGGGGTACGGGCCGGGGCCGACTGGATCGAGCCGGACCTCGTGCCGACGAAGGACCATGTCCTGGTCGTGCGCCACGAGAACGAGATCTCGGGCACCACCGATGTCGCCGGACACCCGGAGTTCGCCGGCCGCCGCACCACGAAGACGGTCGACGGCCGGGCGGTCACCGGCTGGTTCACCGAGGACTTCACGCTCGCCGAGCTGAAGACCCTTCGGGCGGTGGAGCGGCTGCCGCTGGTCCGCAACCGCAACACCGTCTTCGACGGCCGCCAGGAGATCATGACCTTCCAGGAGGTCGTCGACCTGGCCCGCGCCCTGTCGAAGGAGCACGGCCGCCGGATCGCGGTCTTCCCGGAGACCAAGCACCCCACGTACTTCCGGTCGATCGGTCTGCCGCTGGAGCCGGAACTGATCCGCGTCATCCGCCGCAACCGGCTGGGCCCGCGCGAGTGCGTCGTCCAGTCCTTCGAACCGTCGAGCCTGCACCAGGTGGCCGCCGCCCGGCTCGGCCTGCCGCTCTGGCAGGCGCTCGGCACGAGCGGCGGACCGTACGGCCACGCGGTCACCTACCAGGAGATGATGACGCCCGCCGGGCTGCGCGAGATCGCGCGTTACGCGGACTGGATCGGCCCGGACAAGTCCTCGCTGGTCCCGCCGCTCACCCTGCTGGCGGACGCGCACGCGGCGGGGCTGAAGGTCGGCGCGTACACCTTCCGTGCGGAGAACCAGTACCTGCCGGCGCAGTACCGCCGGGGCTCCGTGCCGACCGAGTTCGGTGACGCGTTCGCCGAGTACGCCTTCCACTACGCGCAGGGCGTGGACGCCGTCGTGACGGACTTCCCGGACATCGCCGCGAGTGCGCGGGACACCCCCTAGGGAGTGTCCGCAAAGTATCGTCGTCCACCCGAAGGGTGGGGCCGGCGGTGTCTGGTGCGTGCTCTCGCAAGGCGCCGGAGTGCCCTTGTAGCGGAGCTACTCGGGCATTTCGGCAACGCCGCGAGAGTGCGTGCCAGACGCCGCCGGCCAGACGAGACTTTGCGGACACGACCTAGGGGTCACCCCGAAGGAACAACGGGCCCCGCGAGGACGTGACTCGCGGGGTCCTTCCATGCCGTGCCCGCCGGGTCGGTCGGACCGACGACTGCGAGGATGGGAGGTCCGGACACCCCGTCACACCCCTTCGGAGGCAGTGCGCATGAGCCCCGTCCCGGCCGATCCCACGGTTCTGCACCCTATGCCAGGCCAGCCACGGGTGGTGCAGCTGAAGCCGCTCGTGACCTCTCCGCTGATCGAGGTCGGGGAGTACTCGTACTACGACGACCCGGACGACGCGACCGGCTTCGAGGCCCGCAACGTGCTGTACCACTACGGCCCGGAGAGGCTCGTCATCGGGAAGTTCTGCGCGATCGGCACCGGGGTGCGGTTCATCATGAACGGCGCCAACCACCGTATGGACGGCCCCTCCACGTTCCCGTTCCCCACCATGGGCGGTTCCTGGGCCGACCACTTCGACCTGCTGACCGGGCTGCCCGGCCGGGGCGACACCGTCGTCGGCAACGATGTCTGGTTCGGGTACGACACCATGGTGATGCCCGGCGTACGGATCGGGCACGGGGCCATCATCGGCTCCGGCTCGGTGGTCGTCTCGGACGTCCCGGACTACGGCATCGTCGGCGGCAACCCCGCCAAGCTGATCCGTACCCGCTACGAGGACAAGGACATCGCCCGTCTGCTCGCCGTCGCCTGGTGGGACTGGCCCGCCGAGCACATCACGGAGCACGTGCGCACGATCATGTCCGGCAGCATCGACGAGCTGGAGAAGGCCGCGCCCGGCGCGTGAGCGGGCCGGGCGCCCGGCCACCTCCCGAGGGGGGGGTGGCCGGGCACCGCCGTGTCACAGAGCGAGCAGCGCTCGCACGGGGACACGGGTGTCCGCCAGAGGGCGTACGGCCATCCGCATCAGCGCCAGGGCGTTGTCGTCCCCCGCGATGCGGTTGGCACTGAGCTCGCCGCAGCTCAGGCAGTGGTGGATGATCGCCCACTCCCCGTCCTGCCGTACGGACAGGCTCAGTGCCGTCATGCGCCCGCCGCAGTCGGCGGCCCGGTCCCCCGGTATCCGCCGGTCGACGTGCCGGCTGCTCAGGCAGTGCGGGCAGTGGTTGCGATGGCCGGTGCCCGGCGCGACCAGAGGTACGTCGAGCCGGCAGCCGACACAACGGAACGCGTCGCCGCCGGCACCGCCCGGGCCGTGCAGCACGTCCTTCACCCGCTGCGGCCTGCGCCGCGACTGCTGTGGACGTGGTTTACGTCGCGGCACGACCGGCCCCCCGTCCCTTCATCGGTCGTCGTGGCCGGTTCACAGGTCACCGAACACTTCGAGCGGGAAAGGCGGTTGAGCCAGCGGACGCACGGCCATCCGCATCAGGATCAACTGGTTGTCGTCGCCGCAGACCGGGTTCGAGGTCAGTTCGTCGCAGCGCGTGCAGCGGTGGATGACCCTCCAGTCGCCGGTGCGCAGCACCGCGATCGAGATGGGGCTCATCCGGCCACCGCACTCGGACGGGCCGCCGTCGACATGGTCGACGAGGTGCTGCGAGTACAGACAGCTGGGGCAGTGGTTACGGCGGCTGCCGTCGGGCGCGAGCGCGGTGACGGTCAGGCCGCAGCGCAGGCAGACGAAGGTCTCGGTTCTCAGGAAGGCGCCTGCGCCGTGGGCGGAGGGCTTGGTACTGCGGTGCTGGGGGTTGTCGTCGGACACCCGGATACTCCTTGCCGAAGGTGAGTGAAGCAGCAGGGAAGTACCGAGCAGCCCTCGGGGAGCTCCGGATGGGGGCACGTACCGGTCGGGCGTACTGATGCAGCAGTACGGATCAGGGAACGTGCGTCAGCGAGTCGATGCAGCGAGCGTGCGCGTGCGGACAGGTCCGGTGGCTCCGGCGTCCCTGGGGACGCGGCGAGGGAGGCTCGGGACAACTGACCTGGGCATACATCAACTGCTTTCCAGGGCGCGGGCCCATAGGTCGCCGACGGTCGACACGGAGGTGGTCGAGGTGCGAGCACCGTAACAACGCGTGCGGACTGCATCCACCGATTTAAGGTGCTCTACCCTCCCCCGTATGCCTTTCGATTCGCTCTCCATCGACCGGGAGCCCGCCGCCGGAGCCGTCCTGCTGTCCGGAATCCCCGGAAGCGGCAAGTCCACAGTGGCCGCTGCGCTGGCCGCCCGACTCCGGACGTCCGCGCACATCGATGTGGACGACCTTCAGGAGATGATCGTCAGCGGCGGAGCATGGCCGTCGGCGACGGGGAACGAGGAGGCCGACCGGCAGATCCTCCTGCGGGCCCGCAACGCCTGTCTGCTGGCGGACAGTTTCGTGGCGGCGGGCTTCGTCCCGGTGCTCGCCGATGTGGTGGTCCGCCGCTCCCACCTCGACTTCTACCGCGCGACGCTGAGGGCCAAGACGTTCCACGTGGTCTTCCTGGCCCCCGGCCCCGCGGTCGCGTGGCGGCGCAACCAGGAGCGGGACAAGGTCCTGACCACGGACTGGACGTTCCTGGACGAGGCGATGCGCGAGGAGCTCGGCGCTTCGGGGACGTGGATCGACAACTCGGGGCAGACGGTGGAGGAGACGGTCGACGCCGTCCTCGCCGCGACCGGCCTGACGCCGGCGCTCTGACCCACCCGCCGGACCCGCCCGCCGTGCCGTCGAACGGCCCGCCCCTCAGCCGTGCCGCTGGGCCTCGACGAGCACGTCGCCGGCCTCCGTACGGTAGTAGAGCACCGACCGTCCGGCCCGTCGCCGCCCGGCCAGGCCCGCGTCGAGCAGGACCTTCAGATGGCGGCCCACCGAACCCAGCCCCTGGCCGGTCAGCGCCACCAGCTGGGTGGTGCTCTTCGGGGTGGCGATGAGGACCAGGACTCCCGCCCGGCCCGCCCCGAGCAGACGCCCCAGGCTGTCGGGCACCAGAACCCGTCCTGCGTCCGACAGCACGCCCGAGCAGGGATGGACCACGGCGTAGCGTCGCGCGGCCTCGTCCCAGGACACCCAGCCCTGGCGGTGCGTGACGGGCACGAACAGCAGTTGTACGTCGGCGAGTTCACGCGGCGGGTAGTCGCGCGCGTTGACCTGGAGCCGGCTCTCCCCCAGCCAGCGCATCCCCGGCGCCATGTCGTCCACCACGCCGGCCCAGCCGCGCCGGCTCAGCTGCCCGGCCCGCGCCACGATGTCCGCTTCGATGATCCGGCGGCGGCGCGGCCAGTCGGGCAGCACGGCCCGCTGCCAGACCCACTCCAGTACACCGGCCGCCCGCTCCGGCAGATCCGGACGGTGCAGGAGCTCCGGGAGCGGACCGCCCCACGACACCTCCAGGTCCGCGCGGGCGGCCTCGGGCGGGGTCTCGCGGACACGCGCCAGCTCACGGGCGAAGTCGGGGTCGCCCTCGCCGGTCGGGGTGGGCGTGAAGAAGTCCGCGTTCCAGGTTCCGCCCAGCGCGACCCGCACGAGCAGCCCCGTGACCGGGTCCTGTTCCATGCGGCGGCGGTAGGCGGGCCGGTGCGCGTCGAACCAGGCGCGTTCGCTCGGGTTCGCCGCCGTGCCCACCTCCAGTGCCTGAAGGGTCGCGGTGGCCTCGGTCAGCGGCGATACGAGGAATCTGCTGCTCGCCAAGGTGTCCGCGTTGACCTGCCACCAGCCCATGGTTTCGCCTCCGCGCGAAACAATAACGTCCGTGCGGAAGCGGCCCCGAGACTCCCGGCATGCTCACCTACCGGGAACTGTTCCGGGTGCCGCAGTTCGGCCCCCTCTTCGCGACCGGTGCTCTGCAGGCCGCCGGTTCGACCATGAGCGGGCTGGCCCTGGGCACCCTCGTCTACGCCGCGACCGGCTCTCCGCTGCTGGCCGCGCTCTCCATGTTCGGCTCCTCGCTCGCCCAGGTGGTCGGGGCGACCGTGCTGATGTCGGCGGCCGACCGGCTGCCGCCGCGCGCCGCGCTGAGCGGGATGGCTCTCGCCTTCGGCCTCACGACCGCCGTCCTGGCCGTCCCCGGACTCCCCCTGCCCGCGGTCTTCGCCGTCGTCCTGAGCCAGGGAGCGGTCGCCGCCGTGGGCGGCGGGGTGCGGTACGGCCTGCTCAACGAGATCCTGCCCAAGGACGGCTATCTGCTGGGACGTTCGGTGCTCAACATGTGCACCGGGACGATGCAGGTCGGTGGATACGCGGTCGGGGGCGTCCTGCTGACCTCGCTGTCGCCGCGCGGCACCCTGCTCGTCGCCGCCGCCCTGTATCTGGCGGGCTCGGCCGTCGCCCGGTTCGGCCTCGCCCGCCGCGCGCCGCGCGCCACCGGACGGGCGTCCGCGAGGGAGACCTGGCGGATCAACGCGGAACTGTGGTCCGCCCGTCCCCGCCGGTACCTCTACCTCGCGCTCTGGGTGCCCAACGGTCTGGTCGTCGGCTGCGAGTCGCTCTTCGTGCCGTACTCCCCCGGGCACGCGGGCCTGCTCTTCGCCTTCGCGGCGTTCGGGATGCTCGTCGGGGACACGGTGGCCGGCCGGTTCCTGCCGCCAGGGTGGCGTGCCCGGCTGACCACGCCGGCGCAGCTGCTCCTGGCCGCTCCCTACTTGCTCTTCGTCCTGCGGCCGGACCTGCCCCTCGCGGTGTTCCTGGTCGCGCTCGCCTCGGTCGGGTTCGCGGCGAGCCTGCTGCTCCAGGAGCGGCTCATGGCCCTGACCCCGGGTGCGATGACCGGGCAGGCGCTCGGTCTGCACACCTCGGGGATGCTCACCACACAGGGGCTCGCCGCCGCCCTCGCGGGCGCGATCGCCCAGCAGACCTCGGCGGCGACCGCGATGACGGTGATGGCGGTGGCCTCCGTGGCGGTCACGCTCGCCCTGGCGCCCGGACTGCGTCCAGGGACCGGGCAGGCTGTCCCGGACCGGGTGGAGGCCGGGGCATGAGAAGGGGCGGGCCCCGGACCGTGTCCGGAGCCCGCCCCTCGCGCACGGTCAGTCGAAGATCGGGCCCTGCGTCCGGGTCCGCTTGATCTCGTAGAAGCCGGGGATCGACGCCACCATCAGCGTGCCGTCCCACAGCTTCGCCGCGTCCTCGCCCTTCGGGGCGGGAGTCACGACCGGGCCGAAGAAGGCGATCTGCTCGCCGTCGGCACCCGGCACGGCGATGACCGGTGTGCCGACCTCCTGGCCGACCTTGTCGATGCCCTCCTTGTGGGAGGCGCGCAGTTCGGTGTCGTAGGCGTCGGAGTCCGCGTACGCCGCCAGCTCGACCGGGAGGCCGATGTCCTCGAGCGCCTCCGCGACGGCCTGGCGCGTGGGGCCCTCGCCCTTGTTGTGGAAGCGGTTGCCGAGCGCCGTGTACAGGGGGCCGACGACCTCGTCGCCGTGCTTCTGCTGGGCGGCGACGACGACCCGGACCGGGCCCCACGCCTTGTTCTCCAGAAGGTCGCGGTACTCGTCCGGCAGCTGGTCCAGCTTGTCCTCGTTGAGAACGGCCAGGCTCATCACGTGCCAGCGGACCTCGACGTCGCGGACCTTCTCCACCTCCAGCATCCAGCGGGAGGTCATCCACGCCCAGGGGCAGAGCGGGTCGAACCAGAAGTCGACCGGAGTCCTGCCGTTCGCCGTGCTGTTCTCAGACATGTCTCTCCTCAGAAGGGCCCGTCCTCTGAGCGTCAGAACGCCGCCGGGCCACCCCTCCATTCCCGGATACCGGCGCCGGATCGGGCATGCGAGGATCAAAGCCGTTCGAACGAGACACAAAGGAGTGCCCGTGCCCGGTGAAAACCTGTCCCGCGACGAGGCCCATGAGCGGGCCGAGCTGCTGACCGTCGACGGTTACGAGGTCGCCCTCGACCTGCGTTCCGCCGTCGGTGAGCCCGACGGGGACGAAGGGGAGGCCGGCCCGCGCACCTTCCGCTCGCAGACCACGATCCGGTTCCGGGCCGCACGTGCGGGAGCGTCCACCTTCGCCGATCTGCTGGCGCCGAGCGTGAGCGCGGTGACGCTGAACGGGAAGCCGCTGGACCCGGCGGTCGTCTTCGACGGGGCCCGGGTGACGCTCGACGACCTCGCCGAGGGCGAGAACGTCCTGGTGGTCGACGCGCAGTGCGCGTACAGCCGGACCGGCGAGGGAATGCACCGGTTCGTCGACCCGGAGGACGGCGAGGTCTACCTCTACACCCAGTACGAGCCGGCCGACGCCCGGCGGGTCTTCGCGAACTTCGAGCAGCCCGACCTCAAGGCACCCTTCCGCTTCGAGGTCACGGCCCCCGCCGACTGGACGGTCCGGAGCAACGGCGCCGAGGAGTCCCGCGACGGCGAGGTGCGGCGCTTCGCCGAGACGAAGCCGATCTCCACGTACATCACGGCGGTCGTGGCCGGTCCGTACCACTACGAGACCGACCTCTACACGAGGGTGTTCGACGACGGCTCGACGCTGGAGATCCCGCTCGGCGCGATGTGCCGCAAGGGCCTCGCCCGCCACTTCGACGCGGACGACATCTTCCTCATCACCAAGCAGGGCCTGGACTTCTTCCACGACACCTTCGACTACCCGTACCCGTTCGGGAAGTACGACCAGGCGTTCGTGCCCGAGTACAACATCGGCGCGATGGAGAACCCGGGCTGCGTCACGTTCCGCGAGGAGTACATCTACCGCGGCAAGGTGACGTCGGCGTCGTACGAGCGCCGGGCCAACGTCATCCTGCACGAGATGGCGCACATGTGGTTCGGCGACCTGGTCACCATGCAGTGGTGGGACGACCTCTGGCTGAAGGAGTCCTTCGCCGACTTCATGGGCTCGTTCTCCCAGGTGGAGGCGACCCGCTTCACCAACGGCTGGGTCACCTTCGCCAACAACCGCAAGGCGTGGGCCTACCGCGCCGACCAGCTGCCGTCCACACACCCGGTCACGGCCGACATCCGCGACCTGGAGGACGCCAAGCTCAACTTCGACGGCATCACGTACGCCAAGGGCGCCTCGGTGCTGAAGCAGCTGGTGGCGTACGTCGGACGGGACGCGTTCCTCGAAGGCGTCCGGCGCTACTTCAAGCGCCACGCGTACGGCAACACGCAGCTCGGCGACCTGCTCTCCGTGCTCGCCGAGACGTCCGGGCGCGACATGACGGTCTGGTCGCGCGCGTGGCTGCAGACGGCGGGCGTCAACGTGCTCACGCCGGACGTGACCTACGACGTGGCCGGGCGGATCACCGAACTGGCCGTCCTCCAGGACGCCGCCGCCTCCCACCCCGAGCTGCGCCCGCACCGGATCGCGGTGGGCCTCTACCGGCACGACACCGAGGGCGCGCTCGTCAGGTACGCCCGCGCCGAGGTGGACGTCGCCGGTCCGCGCACGGTCGTCGAGGAGCTGGCCGGGGCGGAGCAGCCCGCGCTGATCCTGGTCAACGACGACGACCTGACGTACTGCAAGGTCCGCTTCGACGCGGGCTCGCTCGCCACCCTGCGCGCCCACCTCGGTGACATCACCGACCCCCTGGCACGGGCAGTGTGCTGGTCGGCCCTGTGGAACCTGACGCGGGACGGGCTGATGCCGGCCCGCGACTTCATCGCCCTGGTGCTGGCCTTCTCCGGCCGCGAGTCGGACATCGGCGTGCTCCAGATGCTGCACAACTGGACGCAGTCGGCGCTCGTGCACTACGTCGCGCCCGGGTGGCGCGAGGACGGTGGCCGGGCGCTGGCCGAGGGCGCGCTGCGTGAGCTGCGCGACGCGGAGCCGGGCAGCCAGCACCAGCTGACCTGGGCGCGGTTCTTCGCGTCCGTCGCCTCGTCGGACACCGACTTCCAGTTGCTGTCCGGGCTGCTCGACGGTTCGGCGCACATCGACGGGCTGGACGTCGACCAGGAGCTGCGCTGGGCGTTCCTGTCGCCGCTGGCCTCGCACGGGCTGGCCGACGAGTCGGTCATCGACGCCGAACTGGCGCGCGACGACACGGCGTCGGGCAAGCGGCACCAGGTGCGGTGCCTGGCCTCGCGTCCCTCGGCGGCCGTCAAGGCGCAGGCGTGGGCGGCGGTCGTGGAGTCGGACAAGCTGTCCAACGCGCTGGTCACGGCGACGATTTCGGGCTTCGTGCAGTCCTCGCAGCGGGAGCTGCTGGCGCCGTACGCGGGCGCGTACTTCGACGCGATCGAGCGGGTGTGGGCCGAGCGGTCGATCCAGATCGGCATGGACGTGGTGTCGGGGCTGTTCCCCGGACTCCAGGACAGCCCGGAGACGCTGGCGGCCACGGACGCGTGGCTGGCCTCGCACGCGGATGCGGCTCCGGCCCTGCGGCGGCTGGTGCTGGAGGCGCGGGACGATCTGGCGCGGGCGTTGCGCGGCCAGGAGTGCGACGCGGCGTGAGCCGGGTCGTGTGACCTGGGTTCCGTCCTCAAGCGCCGGACGGGCTGGGTTTGTTGCCCCGGTCCCGGGTTGCCCGTTCGGGGTGGTCCGGGGCCCCTCCGGAGTGTCTCCTCGGGCAACGAACGTTCGGCGGGAACGGATGCGTACCCGGGTATCCGTTCGTCACCCTGCGGGGACCCTCCTGCACGGCCCCGGACCGGCCGGAGGGTCCCTGCGGGCCGTGCCACCGGGGTGCAGATGACCGCGATACGTGGGTGGGGCCGTGCAGGAGGGTCCCCGCAGGGGCGGGCGTACGACCCGGGTTCGTTCGCTCCGTACCCGGGTGCCACGCCCGTCCCGAGGAGACACTCCGGAGGGGCCCCACCCAACCCACCACCGCTCAGGTGGACAACCCGGGCACCCGCCCCACCCAACCCACCACCGCTCAGACGGTGGGCCGGGTGCGCGATGGTCGTACACACACACGGACGGCCACCGCACGATTTCCGGCGCGACGGGTCTTTTCGGCAGTCGAACTCCCGTACTTTAGGACGGCGTTGTCCTGGATTGTCGACGGCCGTGTAACAGGGGTTAGGGCACCCTGGGCGGGCGGGAACCCCCCGGGGCATGACGCAGAACACGCCCCTCTCCCTCAGCCCCCTCCTCCGCGCGCCCGACGTGAAGTCCGTCGCGCAGTTGCGGGCGCGCGGCGTGTCCGCCGCACAGACCGCCGCACAGTGCCTGCCCGGCGGGCCGTGGCAGCAACTGCTGCCCGGGGTCTACCTCCTGCACCCGGGTCCGCCCACCGGCGAGGAGCGGCTGCACGGCGCCCTGCTGTACGCCGGGCGACCGCCCGCGTCCGCGCGGCGTCCGGTGCCCGCGCCGGCGGGGCCCGGGTACGGGGAGGCCATGGTGACCGGGATGGCCGCGCTCACGCTGTACGGGTTCTCCGCCGCGCCGACGCTCGTCTCCCTGCACCGGATCGACGTGCTGGTGCCCCGTACCCGACGGCTGCGCTCGACCCGGTACGTGCAGGTGGTGCGGGGCTCCGGGCTGCCCAGGCCCGTACAGGCGGCCGGGGTGCCGGTGGCCCCCGTGGAGCGGGCCCTCGCGGATGCCGTCGCCGGGATCACGGACGGTTCCGTGGCGCGCCTGCTGCTGACGGAGGCGGTCCGGGGCGGGCACTGCGAACCGGCGGCGGTGGTGCGGGAGCTGAGCGGCGCCAAGCTGCTGGGCCGGGACCACGTGAAGGAGGCGGTCGACTCCCTGCTCGCCGAGGGCCGGGCGATCGCGGAGAGCCGGCTGTACGAGATGGTCCGCGCGTACGCGCTGCCGGACCCGCTGTGGAACGTGGACCTGCGCCTGCCGGGCGGCCCCCGTCTGGGCGGGGTGGACGCGTACTGGCCCGAGCAGGCCGTGGCCGTCGCGATCGACACCCGTCCGCCCGGGGGCGAGGGGCGCCCGGAGGACCGTGAGGCGCAGTGGTCCGCATACGCCGCGGAACGGGACCATCTGGAACGGCTCGGGGTCACCGTCGTCCACGTCACCCCGAAGAAGCTGCGCGAGACCTTGGAGCAGCAGGCGACGGTGGTGCGCACGGCGCTGATGGCGGCGAACGACCGCGAACCGGCCGC
The Streptomyces sp. NBC_00234 DNA segment above includes these coding regions:
- a CDS encoding ArsR/SmtB family transcription factor, translating into MGWWQVNADTLASSRFLVSPLTEATATLQALEVGTAANPSERAWFDAHRPAYRRRMEQDPVTGLLVRVALGGTWNADFFTPTPTGEGDPDFARELARVRETPPEAARADLEVSWGGPLPELLHRPDLPERAAGVLEWVWQRAVLPDWPRRRRIIEADIVARAGQLSRRGWAGVVDDMAPGMRWLGESRLQVNARDYPPRELADVQLLFVPVTHRQGWVSWDEAARRYAVVHPCSGVLSDAGRVLVPDSLGRLLGAGRAGVLVLIATPKSTTQLVALTGQGLGSVGRHLKVLLDAGLAGRRRAGRSVLYYRTEAGDVLVEAQRHG
- a CDS encoding AAA family ATPase, with product MPFDSLSIDREPAAGAVLLSGIPGSGKSTVAAALAARLRTSAHIDVDDLQEMIVSGGAWPSATGNEEADRQILLRARNACLLADSFVAAGFVPVLADVVVRRSHLDFYRATLRAKTFHVVFLAPGPAVAWRRNQERDKVLTTDWTFLDEAMREELGASGTWIDNSGQTVEETVDAVLAATGLTPAL
- a CDS encoding CatB-related O-acetyltransferase; the protein is MSPVPADPTVLHPMPGQPRVVQLKPLVTSPLIEVGEYSYYDDPDDATGFEARNVLYHYGPERLVIGKFCAIGTGVRFIMNGANHRMDGPSTFPFPTMGGSWADHFDLLTGLPGRGDTVVGNDVWFGYDTMVMPGVRIGHGAIIGSGSVVVSDVPDYGIVGGNPAKLIRTRYEDKDIARLLAVAWWDWPAEHITEHVRTIMSGSIDELEKAAPGA
- a CDS encoding MFS transporter, which produces MLTYRELFRVPQFGPLFATGALQAAGSTMSGLALGTLVYAATGSPLLAALSMFGSSLAQVVGATVLMSAADRLPPRAALSGMALAFGLTTAVLAVPGLPLPAVFAVVLSQGAVAAVGGGVRYGLLNEILPKDGYLLGRSVLNMCTGTMQVGGYAVGGVLLTSLSPRGTLLVAAALYLAGSAVARFGLARRAPRATGRASARETWRINAELWSARPRRYLYLALWVPNGLVVGCESLFVPYSPGHAGLLFAFAAFGMLVGDTVAGRFLPPGWRARLTTPAQLLLAAPYLLFVLRPDLPLAVFLVALASVGFAASLLLQERLMALTPGAMTGQALGLHTSGMLTTQGLAAALAGAIAQQTSAATAMTVMAVASVAVTLALAPGLRPGTGQAVPDRVEAGA
- the pepN gene encoding aminopeptidase N, with the translated sequence MPGENLSRDEAHERAELLTVDGYEVALDLRSAVGEPDGDEGEAGPRTFRSQTTIRFRAARAGASTFADLLAPSVSAVTLNGKPLDPAVVFDGARVTLDDLAEGENVLVVDAQCAYSRTGEGMHRFVDPEDGEVYLYTQYEPADARRVFANFEQPDLKAPFRFEVTAPADWTVRSNGAEESRDGEVRRFAETKPISTYITAVVAGPYHYETDLYTRVFDDGSTLEIPLGAMCRKGLARHFDADDIFLITKQGLDFFHDTFDYPYPFGKYDQAFVPEYNIGAMENPGCVTFREEYIYRGKVTSASYERRANVILHEMAHMWFGDLVTMQWWDDLWLKESFADFMGSFSQVEATRFTNGWVTFANNRKAWAYRADQLPSTHPVTADIRDLEDAKLNFDGITYAKGASVLKQLVAYVGRDAFLEGVRRYFKRHAYGNTQLGDLLSVLAETSGRDMTVWSRAWLQTAGVNVLTPDVTYDVAGRITELAVLQDAAASHPELRPHRIAVGLYRHDTEGALVRYARAEVDVAGPRTVVEELAGAEQPALILVNDDDLTYCKVRFDAGSLATLRAHLGDITDPLARAVCWSALWNLTRDGLMPARDFIALVLAFSGRESDIGVLQMLHNWTQSALVHYVAPGWREDGGRALAEGALRELRDAEPGSQHQLTWARFFASVASSDTDFQLLSGLLDGSAHIDGLDVDQELRWAFLSPLASHGLADESVIDAELARDDTASGKRHQVRCLASRPSAAVKAQAWAAVVESDKLSNALVTATISGFVQSSQRELLAPYAGAYFDAIERVWAERSIQIGMDVVSGLFPGLQDSPETLAATDAWLASHADAAPALRRLVLEARDDLARALRGQECDAA
- a CDS encoding mycothiol-dependent nitroreductase Rv2466c family protein, whose translation is MSENSTANGRTPVDFWFDPLCPWAWMTSRWMLEVEKVRDVEVRWHVMSLAVLNEDKLDQLPDEYRDLLENKAWGPVRVVVAAQQKHGDEVVGPLYTALGNRFHNKGEGPTRQAVAEALEDIGLPVELAAYADSDAYDTELRASHKEGIDKVGQEVGTPVIAVPGADGEQIAFFGPVVTPAPKGEDAAKLWDGTLMVASIPGFYEIKRTRTQGPIFD
- a CDS encoding RNHCP domain-containing protein — translated: MSDDNPQHRSTKPSAHGAGAFLRTETFVCLRCGLTVTALAPDGSRRNHCPSCLYSQHLVDHVDGGPSECGGRMSPISIAVLRTGDWRVIHRCTRCDELTSNPVCGDDNQLILMRMAVRPLAQPPFPLEVFGDL
- a CDS encoding glycerophosphodiester phosphodiesterase family protein codes for the protein MNHAPRRRSILLATAAATAAAASPAVASATGRSAHRPDGPLVIGHRGAAGWRPEHTAAAYTFGVRAGADWIEPDLVPTKDHVLVVRHENEISGTTDVAGHPEFAGRRTTKTVDGRAVTGWFTEDFTLAELKTLRAVERLPLVRNRNTVFDGRQEIMTFQEVVDLARALSKEHGRRIAVFPETKHPTYFRSIGLPLEPELIRVIRRNRLGPRECVVQSFEPSSLHQVAAARLGLPLWQALGTSGGPYGHAVTYQEMMTPAGLREIARYADWIGPDKSSLVPPLTLLADAHAAGLKVGAYTFRAENQYLPAQYRRGSVPTEFGDAFAEYAFHYAQGVDAVVTDFPDIAASARDTP
- a CDS encoding RNHCP domain-containing protein; protein product: MPRRKPRPQQSRRRPQRVKDVLHGPGGAGGDAFRCVGCRLDVPLVAPGTGHRNHCPHCLSSRHVDRRIPGDRAADCGGRMTALSLSVRQDGEWAIIHHCLSCGELSANRIAGDDNALALMRMAVRPLADTRVPVRALLAL